The following are encoded together in the Peromyscus leucopus breed LL Stock chromosome 1, UCI_PerLeu_2.1, whole genome shotgun sequence genome:
- the LOC114710448 gene encoding LOW QUALITY PROTEIN: olfactory receptor 507-like (The sequence of the model RefSeq protein was modified relative to this genomic sequence to represent the inferred CDS: inserted 1 base in 1 codon), with protein sequence MAFLEVGNHTAVTEFILLGLTDDPVLRIILFTIILCIYLVTVSGNLSTILLIRVSSQLHHPMYFFLGHLASVDIGFSSSVTPNMLVNFLVERNTISYLGCAIQIGSASFFGSTESFILATMAYDRFVAICNPLLYSTKMSTQVCVQLLVGSYVGGFLNASSFILSFFSFLFCGPNXNHFFCDFAPLVELSCSDDSILIVLDSFSCGSVILISVFVIAISYTYILITILKIHSTEGRQKAFSTCTSHLTAVTLFYGTVTFIYVMPKSSFSTDQNKVVSLFYTVVIPMLNPLIYSLRNNEIKGALKRHLVKKTFS encoded by the exons ATGGCTTTCCTGGAGGTTGGGAACCACACTGCAGTGACAGAGTTCATTTTATTGGGCTTAACAGATGACCCAGTCCTTAGAATCATCCTCTTCACCATCATCCTGTGCATCTACCTGGTAACTGTGTCTGGGAACCTCAGCACCATCCTCCTGATCAGAGTCTCTTCCCAGCTCCATCAtcccatgtacttttttctcGGCCACTTAGCTTCTGTTGACATAGGCTTCTCATCTTCTGTCACTCCCAATATGCTTGTCAATTTCCTGGTAGAGAGAAATACTATCTCCTACCTTGGATGTGCCATTCAGATTGGCTCAGCTTCTTTCTTTGGATCAACTGAGTCCTTCATTCTGGCTACCATGGCTTATGATCGTTTTGTGGCAATCTGCAACCCACTGCTTTATTCAACCAAAATGTCCACACAAGTCTGTGTCCAGTTGCTTGTAGGATCCTATGTTGGTGGTTTTCTTAATGCTTCCTCCTttatcctttccttcttttcttttctcttctgtggacCAA AGAAtcactttttctgtgattttgctCCTTTAGTTGAACTCTCCTGTTCTGATGACAGTATCCTCATAGTTCTTGATTCATTTTCTTGTGGCTCTGTCATTTTGATCTCAGTGTTTGTCATAGCCATTTCCTACACCTACATCCTCATCACCATCCTCAAGATACACTCCACTGAGGGCCGCCAGAAAGCTTTCTCCACTTGCACCTCCCATCTTACTGCAGTCACTCTGTTCTATGGAACTGTCACATTCATTTATGTGATGCCCAAGTCCAGCTTCTCCACTGACCAGAACAAGGTGGTGTCTTTGTTTTACACAGTTGTGATCCCCATGTTGAACCCCCTCATCTACAGCCTCAGGAATAATGAGATTAAGGGCGCTTTGAAAAGACACCTtgttaaaaaaacattttcttag
- the LOC114710450 gene encoding LOW QUALITY PROTEIN: olfactory receptor 508 (The sequence of the model RefSeq protein was modified relative to this genomic sequence to represent the inferred CDS: inserted 1 base in 1 codon) produces the protein MGPENYTVVTEFILVGLTEDATICAILFVVFLIIYSVTLMGNVSIIMLIRGSPQLHTPMYLFLSHLAFVDIGYSSSVTPIMLRGFLRKETFIIVAGCVAQLCSVVTFGSAECFLLAAMAYDRYVAICSPLLYSTQMSSKVCILLVGASYLGGCVNAWTFTGCLLNLSFCGPNKVNHFFCDYSPLLKLSCAHNFSSEVIPAISSGSIIVVTVFIIALSYVYILVSILKMRSPEGRHKXFSTCTSHLTAVSLFYGTITFIYVMPKSIYSTDQNKVVSVFYTVVIPMLNPIIYSLRNKDVKEAMKKLMANTHW, from the exons ATGGGACCTGAGAACTACACAGTTGTTACAGAGTTCATTCTTGTGGGGCTAACAGAAGATGCTACAATCTGTGCcattttatttgttgtgtttttaataatCTACTCTGTCACCTTAATGGGCAATGTGAGCATAATCATGCTAATCAGAGGCAGCCCTCAGCTTCACACCCCCATGTACCTTTTCCTCAGCCATTTGGCTTTTGTAGACATTGGGTACTCCAGCTCAGTCACACCCATCATGCTGAGGGGGTTTCTCAGGAAAGAAACATTTATCattgtggctggctgtgtggctcaaCTTTGCTCTGTAGTGACATTTGGGTCAGCTGAGTGCTTCCTGCTGGctgccatggcctatgaccgctatgtagcCATCTGCTCGCCTCTGCTCTACTCCACACAGATGTCCTCCAAAGTCTGCATCCTCCTAGTGGGAGCTTCCTACCTGGGGGGATGTGTGAATGCTTGGACATTCACTGGCTGTTTATTAAATCTGTCCTTTTGTGGACCAAATAAAGTCAATCACTTTTTCTGTGACTATTCACCACTTTTGAAGCTTTCTTGTGCTCATAACTTTTCTTCTGAAGTCATTCCAGCAATCTCTTCAGGATCCATCATTGTGGTCACTGTGTTTATCATTGCTCTGTCTTATGTCTACATCCTTGTCTCAATCTTGAAGATGCGCTCCCCTGAGGGCCGCCACA GCTTCTCCACCTGCACCTCCCACCTCACTGCAGTCTCTCTGTTCTATGGGACCATCACATTCATTTATGTGATGCCAAAATCCATCTACTCCACAGATCAGAACAAAGTGGTATCTGTATTCTACACAGTGGTGATTCCTATGTTGAACCCCATCATCTATAGCCTCAGAAACAAGGATGTTAAAGAGGCCATGAAAAAACTGATGGCTAACACTCACTGGTAG